The following coding sequences are from one Sesamum indicum cultivar Zhongzhi No. 13 linkage group LG11, S_indicum_v1.0, whole genome shotgun sequence window:
- the LOC105174320 gene encoding dnaJ protein P58IPK homolog, translating into MGMKLCGSDFVACRGFLYTVFILNFVLCCHLLQLQPFVDGKPGDTAALFERVSQSIKAKKYNEALADLTAAIEADPALSEAYWRGASILRQLCRYEESEKSYKKFLEMKPGNSAAEKELSQLYQAQNALSSAHNLFDSGDFTKALEYIDKVVLVFSPACPKAKLLKVRLLLASKDYSNAISETGYILKEDEDNLEALLLRGRAYYYLADHDVATRHYQKGLRLDPEHGELKKAYFGLKNLLKKTKSAEDNASKGKLRLAVEEYRAALALDPNHTAHNVHLHLGLCKVFVKLGRGKDAVTSCTEVLEIDEDLVEALVQRGEAKLLVEDWEGAVADLKSAAEKSPQDMSIRETLMKAERLLKLSQRKDWYKILEVSKTASISEIKKAYKKLALQWHPDKNVDNREEAEAKFREIAAAYEILGDEEKRTRYDNGEDIDDNGMGMGGGGFNPFGGGAQQFTFHFEGGFPGGGFPGGFGGFHF; encoded by the exons ATGGGGATGAAGCTCTGTGGTTCTGATTTCGTGGCGTGCAGAGGCTTTCTTTACACAGTATTTATTCTGAATTTCGTGTTGTGCTGCCACCTCCTGCAACTCCAACCGTTTGTAG ATGGAAAACCTGGTGATACTGCTGCTCTGTTTGAGAGAGTTTCGCAGAGTATAAAAGCGAAGAAATATAATGAGGCACTTGCTGACCTCACTGCTGCTATCGAGGCAGATCCAGCACTTTCAGAAGCATATTGGCGTGGAGCATCCATTCTTCGTCAGCTGTGCAG ATATGAGGAATCGGAGAAAAGTTACAAAAAGTTTCTGGAGATGAAACCTGGGAATTCAGCTGCAGAAAAGGAGCTTTCTCAGTTATATCAAGCTCAGAATGCCTTAAGTTCAGCTCACAATCTTTTTGATTCAGGAGATTTTACCAAAGCACTggaatatattgataaagtTGTACTTGTTTTCTCCCCAGCATGTCCCAAG GCCAAACTCCTCAAAGTCAGATTATTATTAGCATCTAAAGATTATTCGAATGCCATATCTGAGACAGGATACATTCTTAAAGAGGATGAGGACAATTTAGAGGCTTTGCTATTGCGTGGTCGTGCCTACTATTATTTAGCTGATCATGATGTTGCCACCAG GCATTACCAGAAGGGCCTTCGCCTAGACCCTGAGCATGGTGAACTTAAGAAGGCATATTTTGGACTGAAGAACCTCCTCAAGaagactaaaagt GCAGAGGATAATGCCAGTAAGGGTAAGCTTCGGCTCGCAGTGGAAGAATATAGAGCAGCTCTTGCTTTGGATCCAAACCATACTGCACATAATGTACACCTTCATCTTGGACTGTGTAAAGTCTTCGTGAAGCTTGGTAGGGGAAAGGATGCTGTAACAAGTTGCACAGAAGTACTTGAAATTGATGAGGATTTAGTTGAAGCTCTAGTCCAG AGGGGTGAAGCTAAGCTTTTAGTAGAAGATTGGGAGGGAGCTGTGGCGGATCTAAAATCAGCAGCTGAAAAGTCACCTCAG GATATGAGTATTCGTGAGACTTTAATGAAGGCTGAAAGATTGTTGAAATTGAGCCAAAGGAAGGACTGGTACAAGATTCTTGAAGTTTCAAAAACTGCATCTATATCAGAGATTAAGAAGGCCTACAAGAAGCTTGCCTTGCAGTGGCATCCAGATAAGAATGTTGACAATAGAGAAGAAGCAGAAGCCAAATTTCGGGAAATAGCAGCTGCATATGAG ATTCTGGGCGATGAGGAAAAGCGTACCAGATATGACAATGGAGAAGATATTGATGATAATGGTATGGGAATGGGTGGTGGCGGGTTTAATCCTTTTGGAGGAGGGGCccagcaatttaccttccacTTTGAAGGAGGTTTTCCTGGAGGAGGCTTTCCTGGTGGATTTGGAGGATTTCATTTCTAA